The following proteins are co-located in the Sandaracinaceae bacterium genome:
- a CDS encoding DUF5110 domain-containing protein produces MSLTLGACASSDGRLPSVVEGSARFTVITPTLIRLEYAADGQFEDRPSQTVGVRPVGRTPYTTRLEGDERVIETEALTLRYRVDSGPFAADNLTIALRRGDEDVAARPVFGDNQPNAEQLGGWLRALDLLGTSAPMNPGVLSRRGWYLLDDSGTALLTAERPGYAVRPEREGIYQDGYFFGYGLQYRAALADLRVLTGAAPLLPRKAFGVWFSRYWPYSGAEWQAVVEDFAQHQVPLDTISLDTEWKETPEGSDCTLLNSFTGAPEGSPCSWNGWDWNTSLFPDPEGFVAWAHERGVGVGLNVHPSINADDPLLTTLGEFVDSLRPDIVGCGILQGDADSRCLVFDLGAREQLDAYMELHRPIAESGIDFWWLDWCCSTTRVNVAGLTGDTWLNEAYLAEHRRMGSRWPAFSRMGSSRGSWGARPEAGQGLVGQGAFAEHRATLHFTGDTCSTWELLRFAAEFTAAEGAAVGLPYVSHDIGSFHGAREEGSACGIAPFTPLLPDDMYVRWVQLGTFQPLMRLHSQHGRRLPWEYTGEAQSVATEFLRLRERLVPYLYSLARESHDTGLPMVRALYLQWPTREEAYVEGSHFTLGDGLFVAPVAAPGTQAAVSFWLPPGEWFDFWTGEPVSGDATIARDVALAEYPVYARAGTIVPTQPDMLTSSAGPQDELTLHVWAGADGTFDLYEDAGVGFDYEGGRYRFTPVRYEDGASCQTVEIGASEGRSFPGALASRTWHLRLVGVPEPTRVRIGDVDVTAGDAAPGYQYDATTRTLTVRTGPQPTSADVRVSVGSCS; encoded by the coding sequence CACGGTGATCACGCCGACGCTCATCCGGCTCGAGTACGCGGCGGACGGGCAGTTCGAAGATCGCCCGTCGCAGACGGTCGGCGTGCGACCCGTCGGTCGCACTCCGTACACCACACGCCTCGAGGGTGACGAGCGCGTCATCGAGACCGAGGCGCTCACGCTGCGCTACCGCGTCGACTCCGGTCCGTTCGCGGCCGACAACCTCACCATCGCGCTGCGTCGTGGTGATGAAGACGTCGCGGCGCGGCCCGTCTTCGGGGACAATCAGCCCAACGCCGAGCAGCTGGGCGGCTGGCTGCGCGCGCTCGATCTCTTGGGGACCTCCGCGCCCATGAACCCGGGCGTGCTGAGCCGGCGAGGCTGGTACCTGCTGGACGACAGTGGAACGGCGCTGCTGACCGCGGAGCGTCCGGGCTATGCGGTGCGTCCGGAGCGCGAGGGGATCTACCAGGACGGGTACTTCTTCGGTTATGGGCTCCAGTACCGCGCGGCCCTCGCCGATCTGCGTGTCTTGACGGGCGCCGCGCCGCTCCTGCCGCGCAAGGCGTTCGGCGTCTGGTTCTCGCGCTACTGGCCCTACTCCGGCGCCGAGTGGCAGGCCGTGGTCGAGGACTTCGCGCAGCACCAGGTGCCGCTCGACACGATCTCGCTCGACACCGAGTGGAAGGAGACACCCGAGGGCAGCGACTGCACCCTGCTCAACAGCTTCACGGGTGCCCCCGAGGGCTCGCCCTGCTCGTGGAACGGCTGGGACTGGAACACGTCGCTCTTCCCGGACCCCGAGGGGTTCGTCGCCTGGGCGCACGAGCGCGGCGTGGGCGTGGGGCTCAACGTTCACCCGTCGATCAACGCGGACGACCCGCTGCTCACGACCCTCGGCGAGTTCGTGGACTCGCTGCGGCCCGACATCGTCGGTTGCGGCATCCTGCAGGGCGACGCGGACAGCCGCTGCTTGGTGTTCGACCTGGGAGCGCGTGAGCAGCTGGACGCGTACATGGAGCTCCACCGGCCCATCGCCGAGAGCGGTATCGACTTCTGGTGGCTGGACTGGTGCTGCTCCACCACGCGCGTGAACGTCGCCGGGCTCACGGGGGACACGTGGCTCAACGAGGCCTACCTCGCGGAGCATCGCCGCATGGGTTCCCGCTGGCCGGCGTTCTCGCGCATGGGGAGCTCGCGAGGTTCCTGGGGTGCGCGGCCCGAAGCGGGCCAAGGGCTGGTGGGGCAGGGGGCCTTCGCGGAGCACCGCGCGACCCTGCACTTCACGGGGGACACGTGCTCCACTTGGGAGCTGCTGCGCTTCGCGGCCGAGTTCACCGCGGCCGAGGGCGCGGCCGTGGGCCTGCCGTACGTGTCGCACGACATCGGCAGCTTCCACGGCGCGCGCGAGGAGGGCTCCGCATGCGGCATCGCCCCCTTTACCCCGCTGCTCCCCGACGACATGTACGTGCGCTGGGTGCAGCTGGGGACGTTCCAGCCGCTCATGCGGCTGCACTCGCAGCACGGGCGCAGGCTGCCGTGGGAGTACACTGGTGAAGCCCAGAGCGTAGCCACGGAGTTCCTGCGGCTGCGTGAGCGCCTGGTGCCGTACCTGTACTCGCTCGCGCGGGAGTCGCACGACACGGGGCTGCCGATGGTGCGCGCGCTGTACCTGCAGTGGCCCACCCGCGAAGAGGCCTACGTCGAGGGCAGCCACTTCACGCTCGGTGACGGGCTGTTCGTGGCGCCGGTAGCAGCTCCAGGGACGCAGGCGGCCGTCTCCTTCTGGCTCCCGCCGGGGGAGTGGTTCGACTTCTGGACGGGCGAGCCCGTGAGCGGGGACGCGACCATCGCCCGTGACGTCGCGCTCGCCGAGTACCCCGTGTATGCGCGTGCGGGGACCATCGTGCCGACCCAGCCCGACATGCTCACCAGCAGCGCTGGGCCGCAAGACGAGCTCACCCTGCACGTGTGGGCCGGCGCTGACGGCACGTTCGACCTGTACGAAGATGCTGGCGTCGGCTTCGACTACGAAGGTGGCCGGTATCGGTTCACGCCGGTGCGTTACGAGGACGGCGCCAGCTGCCAGACGGTGGAGATCGGAGCGTCGGAGGGGCGCAGCTTCCCAGGGGCTCTGGCTTCACGCACGTGGCACCTGCGTCTGGTGGGGGTGCCCGAGCCCACCCGCGTGCGCATCGGCGACGTGGACGTGACCGCTGGGGACGCCGCGCCCGGCTACCAGTACGACGCCACGACGCGAACGCTGACGGTGCGCACGGGTCCGCAGCCCACGAGCGCCGACGTGCGCGTCAGCGTGGGGAGCTGCAGCTGA